A portion of the Lolium rigidum isolate FL_2022 chromosome 1, APGP_CSIRO_Lrig_0.1, whole genome shotgun sequence genome contains these proteins:
- the LOC124691788 gene encoding UDP-glycosyltransferase 88A1-like isoform X2, translating into MATAKMVVLLPGQSISHLTPMMEFAEVCLRRGLAVTVVVPDPTLTAPPFRSAICRYASRLPSLAVHSLPPPPPPTHLGAVHPFIRMQAAFRSQAPSLRDFLRGLPAVHALVADMFAVDALDVAAEVGVPGHLFYCTGANNLAVFLQLPSFCSRSGGDLKDLGDAPVSFPGVRTMPASHLVDGVLDSGTELYAKTSVYCVGPLIAEGETEEERHPCLPWLDAQPEHSVVFICFGSRCTVSLEQISEMAKGLEKSGHRFLWVLRAPPSFAAATGEPDAALSLLPEGFLARTADRGLVVTASWVPQVDVLRHASTGAFLTHCGWNSTLEAVVTGMPMVCWPLEAEQWMNKVYIVEEMKVGIEVRGYKPGELVTADNVDATVRSIMDMESEGRRTVIERALAVKESAAAAWKEDGSSCAAFTEFVKQME; encoded by the exons ATGGCGACGGCGAAAATGGTGGTTCTGCTCCCCGGCCAGAGCATTAGCCACCTCACCCCCATGATGGAGTTCGCCGAGGTCTGCCTCCGTCGCGGCCTCGCCGTCACCGTCGTCGTCCCGGACCCAACCCTCACCGCCCCGCCCTTCCGCTCCGCCATCTGCCGGTACGCTTCCCGGCTCCCATCTCTCGCCGTCCACTCCctacctccccctccccctcccaccCACCTCGGCGCCGTCCACCCCTTCATCCGCATGCAGGCCGCCTTCCGCTCCCAGGCACCCAGCCTGCGAGACTTCCTCCGCGGCCTCCCCGCCGTCCACGCGCTCGTCGCCGACATGTTCGCCGTcgacgccctcgacgtcgccgcgGAGGTGGGCGTCCCGGGGCACCTCTTCTACTGCACGGGCGCCAACAACCTCGCCGTCTTCCTCCAGCTGCCTTCATTTTGCTCCAGGAGCGGCGGGGACTTGAAAGATCTCGGCGACGCGCCCGTGTCATTCCCCGGCGTGCGCACGATGCCGGCGTCCCACCTGGTCGACGGGGTGCTCGACAGCGGGACCGAACTGT ACGCCAAAACTTCGGTCTACTGCGTCGGGCCGTTGATCGCGGAgggggagacggaggaggaaaGGCATCCATGTCTCCCGTGGCTTGACGCTCAGCCAGAGCACAGTGTCGTGTTCATCTGCTTCGGCAGCCGGTGCACCGTGTCGCTGGAGCAGATCAGTGAGATGGCCAAGGGGCTCGAGAAGTCCGGGCACAGGTTCCTGTGGGTGCTGCGCGCGCCTCCTTCCTTCGCTGCGGCCACCGGCGAACCAGACGCGGCGCTTTCTCTCCTCCCAGAGGGGTTCTTGGCACGGACTGCAGACAGGGGCCTCGTGGTGACCGCGTCCTGGGTGCCGCAGGTCGACGTGCTGCGTCACGCCTCCACTGGTGCCTTCTTAACGCACTGCGGATGGAACTCAACGCTGGAGGCAGTGGTGACCGGCATGCCTATGGTGTGCTGGCCGCTGGAAGCCGAGCAGTGGATGAACAAGGTGTACATTGTGGAGGAGATGAAGGTTGGCATCGAGGTTAGAGGGTATAAACCTGGGGAGCTTGTCACAGCGGACAATGTGGATGCAACTGTTAGGTCGATCATGGACATGGAGTCGGAGGGACGTCGGACAGTCATAGAACGGGCCTTGGCAGTGAAGGAGAGTGCTGCCGCAGCATGGAAGGAAGATGGATCCTCTTGCGCTGCATTCACTGAGTTTGTGAAGCAAATGGAGTGA
- the LOC124691788 gene encoding anthocyanidin 5,3-O-glucosyltransferase-like isoform X1 yields the protein MATAKMVVLLPGQSISHLTPMMEFAEVCLRRGLAVTVVVPDPTLTAPPFRSAICRYASRLPSLAVHSLPPPPPPTHLGAVHPFIRMQAAFRSQAPSLRDFLRGLPAVHALVADMFAVDALDVAAEVGVPGHLFYCTGANNLAVFLQLPSFCSRSGGDLKDLGDAPVSFPGVRTMPASHLVDGVLDSGTELYAAVLDVFGRMSAARGILVNTFEALESSVMAAIRGGRCLPDHAKTSVYCVGPLIAEGETEEERHPCLPWLDAQPEHSVVFICFGSRCTVSLEQISEMAKGLEKSGHRFLWVLRAPPSFAAATGEPDAALSLLPEGFLARTADRGLVVTASWVPQVDVLRHASTGAFLTHCGWNSTLEAVVTGMPMVCWPLEAEQWMNKVYIVEEMKVGIEVRGYKPGELVTADNVDATVRSIMDMESEGRRTVIERALAVKESAAAAWKEDGSSCAAFTEFVKQME from the coding sequence ATGGCGACGGCGAAAATGGTGGTTCTGCTCCCCGGCCAGAGCATTAGCCACCTCACCCCCATGATGGAGTTCGCCGAGGTCTGCCTCCGTCGCGGCCTCGCCGTCACCGTCGTCGTCCCGGACCCAACCCTCACCGCCCCGCCCTTCCGCTCCGCCATCTGCCGGTACGCTTCCCGGCTCCCATCTCTCGCCGTCCACTCCctacctccccctccccctcccaccCACCTCGGCGCCGTCCACCCCTTCATCCGCATGCAGGCCGCCTTCCGCTCCCAGGCACCCAGCCTGCGAGACTTCCTCCGCGGCCTCCCCGCCGTCCACGCGCTCGTCGCCGACATGTTCGCCGTcgacgccctcgacgtcgccgcgGAGGTGGGCGTCCCGGGGCACCTCTTCTACTGCACGGGCGCCAACAACCTCGCCGTCTTCCTCCAGCTGCCTTCATTTTGCTCCAGGAGCGGCGGGGACTTGAAAGATCTCGGCGACGCGCCCGTGTCATTCCCCGGCGTGCGCACGATGCCGGCGTCCCACCTGGTCGACGGGGTGCTCGACAGCGGGACCGAACTGTACGCGGCCGTGCTGGACGTGTTCGGTCGGATGTCTGCGGCGCGTGGCATTTTGGTGAACACCTTCGAGGCGCTGGAGAGCTCGGTGATGGCTGCGATTAGAGGAGGCCGCTGCCTCCCTGACCACGCCAAAACTTCGGTCTACTGCGTCGGGCCGTTGATCGCGGAgggggagacggaggaggaaaGGCATCCATGTCTCCCGTGGCTTGACGCTCAGCCAGAGCACAGTGTCGTGTTCATCTGCTTCGGCAGCCGGTGCACCGTGTCGCTGGAGCAGATCAGTGAGATGGCCAAGGGGCTCGAGAAGTCCGGGCACAGGTTCCTGTGGGTGCTGCGCGCGCCTCCTTCCTTCGCTGCGGCCACCGGCGAACCAGACGCGGCGCTTTCTCTCCTCCCAGAGGGGTTCTTGGCACGGACTGCAGACAGGGGCCTCGTGGTGACCGCGTCCTGGGTGCCGCAGGTCGACGTGCTGCGTCACGCCTCCACTGGTGCCTTCTTAACGCACTGCGGATGGAACTCAACGCTGGAGGCAGTGGTGACCGGCATGCCTATGGTGTGCTGGCCGCTGGAAGCCGAGCAGTGGATGAACAAGGTGTACATTGTGGAGGAGATGAAGGTTGGCATCGAGGTTAGAGGGTATAAACCTGGGGAGCTTGTCACAGCGGACAATGTGGATGCAACTGTTAGGTCGATCATGGACATGGAGTCGGAGGGACGTCGGACAGTCATAGAACGGGCCTTGGCAGTGAAGGAGAGTGCTGCCGCAGCATGGAAGGAAGATGGATCCTCTTGCGCTGCATTCACTGAGTTTGTGAAGCAAATGGAGTGA